The genomic segment GTGCGTGGATGCACGTGTGTGCACCCAGGCACATCCTGGCTGGGGAAGCTTGTAAACCTGACCCTGAGCAGACCCTGAGAGGATGCTCTTGGAAGGTGGGCAGATTCCTGGCGGAGAGAGCTCGTGACCCAGCGTGGGACAAAGTGTCCAGAGCTGGTCTCCATGATGCCAGACCCCTAGGCGGGAGTCGAGAAACCTCTTGGTTCCCCCCCGTCTCACCTCCTGAAGAACTGTGCACCCCACCCCTCGGAAGAGTTGTCCAAAAGAGTGCAGTCACTAACaaactgagcacttactacaagCCAGGCACGCTCCTGGGAGCTCAGAATagcacagtgaacaaaacaagccAGCTTCTTACACTCATCAAAGCACAAGCCCCTTAGACAGGCAATAAATACACAAGTAAGCACTCTAGCTTTCGATTGTGGTAAATAAGGGAGGTGATAGCAGTGGGGTGGCAGCTCCTTTAGGCGCAGGAATCAGAGACAGGCTCCCTGAGGAAGCGCTGAGAAGGAGCCTGCCAGAGGCCCTGGAGGAGGATGGGCTTGgcaagctggggggtggggggggccgaGGATCCGCCCCAGCGCTGAGTGGGAGGGGAGGGCCTGGCTGTGAGAGGAGGCTGCAGCCTGGAGGGGAAGCTGCTTCCAGGCCCAGCAGCCCTCCTGGGTCCCGTCTCCACTGGCCTGCGGGAGACCAGAGAAAGCACAGAGGGCCAGCTTGTCCTGGACAGGACTCTCGGGGTACCTGTGCCTTGAGGCTGGTGTTCCCGCCTTGCAGGCTGGGCGCGCTGGGCCCTTCTCGCATGTTTCCAGGGATACCGTGAGGGTCAGCTGGGGACATGCCCTCGGTGACAGAAAACTCAATGACAGAAAACACTGCCAGCAGCTTCTCCAAGCGGAGCACAGTGTGAGGAGCTGACAGCAGCAGATGGGCACACCTACCCcccagcgcgcgcgcgcgcacacacacacacacacacacatgcactcacacacatgcacacacacgcactcacactcacacacacacacagagtcccgAGGCCCATGTGCGCTCTTGGAGAGGACACTCACAGGAGAGCAGAGCATCTTTGTGTAAAgcaagagggagacagagggaggaagaaagggtgaGAGGAGCCCGAGGTTATCGCCCAGCCCCGCCTCTCCAAGCTGTCACACTGAAGGCCCCGAATGCGGATGGCATCCCCACTCGCCTCTAGCTGCGCCCAGCTGCCTGGGACAATGGACAGTGGAAGGGTCTTCTTGTCGTTGAgactcctgcctgcctgcccgcccAGCCCTCGTCCCCTCGGAGGCAGGCTGCCCTCCTCCACGGAGCTGTGTGATCAAATCCACTCTGCGCCCGTCCTGGCTGGCTGGACACCGCCCCCTCCTGGCCGTGTGTGGCTAAAGCCGGAAGgtcctgccccttctccctgccccctgcccactcACCTGCACGAGTGACCAGGCCCACTAGGGTCAGGATGGCCCAGAAGCTGGCCCAGGACCCAGGTTTGGTGTAGCCCAGCCTAAGCATCTTTGTGCCCTGCCCCCAAGCCCACTGGAGGGAGAGCGAAGCCCAGACCTCTCCACTCACATTCCTCCTCCTTATATAGGGTCCCGCCCAAGGGGCTGGTGCCCTCCCTTCCCCGGCTGGCTTCCCGCCCACCACCCAGCCTCTGCCGTGGATTGGTGGAAACGGGCACGAGCTGTTGCCCAGGCAACGAGTTAAGCCAGAGAGCAGCAGCCCCAGGGGCTATTGTGCTGCCGGTGGGCCCCTGAGGGGGACGGATCCGGCACCCTCCCCCATAGCTCCTACCACCTGGCACAGCGAGTCGTTCCTCTTCTGGGAAGTTTAAGGCTCTCCAAAGGGCAGGCAGAGGGCTCCAGAACCAGTGGCCGCCACCAGCGCAGAGGGTCGCCGGCCCCCTCCCCGGATCCCAGGCTCAGCCTCCACCCTGGCACAGAGCACGAGCTTGCCAGCGTCACGGCTGGGGAGCCGTGGGGAGCCGGCTGCAAAGGAAGGGCCTGGAAGAGAAACACGGCGGCAGCTCaggctcccacccctccccctctcccattTTGGGGTGGGCTGGCTCTCCAGAAAGGAGGGCAAGGGTCTCAAATAGGGGCCCACGGGGTAACTGATAGCATTTTCGTGTTCTTTGAAGAATGTTCGTGGGAGGGTGATGAGCCTTTAGGGAGGTGGGGGCTGTGACCAGCACACCCCTCACCCCGGGTCAAGGTGAGCTAAGATGGCAGGGCTGGGCATAGAGGAGCTGCACCCGAGCCTGTGCACCCCTGCACGGAGCTCCCCTGCCCAGAGCAGAGCTGGCCGCCTCGCTGGAGGCTGGTCCTCGGCAGGCATCCCACCCCCCGCCCAAGCAGCCCAGATGCAGGCATGGGGACTGGAGGTGCCTGGTCACTTCCTTCCTGTAATTCACCTTCCCAAGAGGTCTCCGGTCTCTTGGTTCACCTTGTTGGAAGGCTTCTTTTACCAGCTTCTGTCCAACCTCCTGGTGTAATTTTTCCCATCTCAGAGTTCCAAGGAGACACACAGCAGACCCAGTACCCCACCCTGACAGCTGGAGAAACAGGCAGAGAGCTAGGTGGCCGTTTCAGCTGGGTTAGTACAGAGGAGAGCTCTTCTGAGGACAAAGGAACAGAGAGAGGAGGGTGGCGTCTAGAGCCCAAGGGGTGTGTGTTATGGGTGGGCAGGTGCTGGGGAGGCCTCACCTTTTCCAGAAGCAAGTAGGGCCTGGCCCCGATCTCCATGGGAGGGAGTCCTTCCAAGTTGATGAATTGAAATGGTGGAGGTGGGGTGCGCTCCTGAGAGATCCAGCTCCGAGTTTCTCCTGAGGCTGGGTCTTTAACTGGGGATGGGTGGGAGCCCACCCTCCTTTGCTCTCTGGATGCCAGGGACCAGCTCCACGTATTGATTTCTGCCCCGGGCTGGCACAGAGAGACCCAACAGCTCCACCCCCCTCTCTGGAGCCACAGAGAGAGTGGGAAGTGGGTCTGGCACCTGCCTCGTCCGGGTTGGcaaacatgtagctgtccagcccAGCGGAAACCCCTCCCGGCTGTCCTGACCTTCACGCCTGGTTCCCCTCGTCCAGATCCACCATCCCTTGCCCACTGGCTGCCTGCCTGCCCTTCCCGTGGGCTGCACCGCCTCCCTGGCCCAGCTCAGAAAAACAGAGCCTCAGTGTGACGGGAGTCGTGGCCTCTGAGGGCATCCCGGCTTCCATGTGCAATGCTCTCCGACAGGAATGTTGATGATAAAAAGAAGACGCTAAGAGAACCCACTACTCAGAAAATGGTCTTAACTTCTTAACTCCAGCCTCCTTGCGGCGCTGCATCAGCCCCTAGAGGTGCGGCTGCCTGCGCTGGAATCTCCCACACTCCACCTAGGAGCCAGGGCACCTGTGTCTTCTCAGCATCTCGGCGATTGTCCTGTACACCCCCAAGCTAAGGTCTACCTGCTAGAATTACATGGATGGCATTTCAAGTGTGCAGGGATCGGGGAGGTCCCAGGTTACCAAGAAGACTCAGGAGGGTCACCTCTGACTCCCCATCTCTGAGAGGCTCCACCTCTTACTAGCTCTAACTTCTGTTATCCCTGAAACCCCTCTTCTGATTTAGAAACTGGCTTTCCAGGAATACGCCTCCTCCGTTCTCATTTTCTTAGTCTGAGGTtttctggagtgtgtgtgtgtgtgtgtgtgtgcgcgcgctatgtatgtgtgcacacgtgtatgtgtgtgtggtgtgtaggtgtgcatgcgtgtgttttgttttggccacaccgcacagcatgcatgatcttatttccctgaccagggatcgaacccgtgccccctacagtggaagcgcggcatcctaaccactggactgccagggaattccctgcgtgcgtgtgtttgtgtgtgtggtgtgcgtgaGAGTCTTGGAGCTGGAGAGAAGAAGGAGGGCGTTCGCCCTGCCCAATCTTGGAGATGGAAGATCTGAGACAATCTGTTTCATTTTGCCCTGTCGATCTGGAAGCTCCATAATTCCTTGAGAGCAACTCTGAGCTAGAACAGAGAGCAGTGTCGCTTCCCGCCCGAGGCAAGGGTATCTATAACTCAAGGGACTTGTCTGAGGTTTCACGGCTCAGaatgggcagagccaggattcaagtgCTGCGTTGCTGCTTGACTTTTCTTTCCACAGCCCCATACTGTCTTTTCTGGGAAGCTACTGTGTTGGCGAAAAAGTTCATTCGGCCCTTTGGGTAACAGCTTACGGAAGAACCTGAACGAATGTTCAGTAGCCAATGTTTCAGTAGCCATAGATGATCCCCGTGGGGCAAGGGATCTCTAGTGCTGGAGAAGCAAGCTTGGGGCAGATATAGAGTTTCTGGATCTGTGGCGTGAGTAATCAGACACAGGACGGCGGAGGGGtgggctcccagccccagccccaccccagctgcACCTGTGACGTCTCCCTTCCTGAGCTAGGGAGCCCCCAAATGCTTCGATTGGGGAGGAGCGAATCCTGAGCTTAGGTTCCAGGCCACGTGGATTCAGGGGGGCACAGCGATGCTACACAGGAAGGAATTGCGCCCTGAAGTAACTGACATGATACTGAAAGCTTCCCCTGAAGCCGGGCTGTCCCGCGGTGGCacacctgccctccttcctccatcctgctGTCCCCCGACTGGAGGGCCTTCCGCATCCGAGTGCTGTCCGCCTGGCCCACTTCCTCTGCTCGTAAAGCCCGAGCTCACAGTGGCCTCGTGCTGCCTCAGCCCCTGCTCTTCCGGAGAGCAGATGGTGGGAGCGAGTGACCAGCGAACAGCTCTGGGGGAGGGACAAACCCACGTTCAATGTCCCACCTCCACTTGCTAGCTCTGTGGGCTTAGCGGAGTTGCtggccttctctgagcctcggtccCCTCTTGTGTGAAACGGAGGTAACCTGAGTTAGCTtgaggggctgctgggagggtgACACGTGTAGGACAGGGTAGGTCCTCAGGAAATGTCAGCAGAGCCCCTCACACCCGGCTGTAGACGGCCCCCTGCTCATCCGCAGCGTCCTGGCGCAGGGAGGTGGTGGCCTGAGGAATTATCTGTGCTCCTCGCATCCTCTGGGGCTGGAGTCCTGGACACTCTGCCTGGGGACCTGAGTGGGTAGTGCCTACTCTGGTCCCACTGTGCCACCCAGGGGACCTGGCCAAAGCCAGAGGGCTCTCGGAGGACTTCAGGGTCAGGCCCCAGCCAGCAGGGGTCAGCAAGGCCTCTGGGAGTTCCAGGGCTGCGCGTGGAGATGAGGCTGGGGGTGGGCGTCCAGGTAGCTCCAGCCCAGGAATTGGGATCTAACGTAGGGAAACCAGCTCTGGGACATTCCCAGAGGGTGAGCGTGGGAAGCGAGTGCTGGCTGGGCCTCAGCTCTCCTCGAGCCACTCCACACGTTGTCCCGGGTGCCCTCCGTGGGCTGCACCGGTCGCTCTTCCCCACATGGGCCTGGGGAGCCGGCCGGGCACAGGTTCCAGCCTCTCCAGGGCGCAAGCCACGCCGGATGGTGTTGATCTGCCGGTGACTAATTTTCCTTAAAGGATGGTCCATTTCACCAGGGCCAGGAAAACAACGGCTTGCAAGGAGCCGCTGGGTCTGGGTTTCCCAGCGCTGTTGGCAGCCTGGTCAGGCTTCCGCTGGCCTGGTCGTCACAGCCAGCACTGGGCATGGCTTCCTGCCATCCTTCCAGGCCAACAGCCCGCCAGGGTAGTCTCCTTCTCGTCCCACCACCCGCAGCCACCGCGGCACTGACTGCTTCAAACCTGGCCCGTGGGGCTTCGCTCCAGATCTGGGTCCTGCCCAGGGCAGCCTCAGCTCTCCCTCCCCAGCACGggttccctccccccagccccctctgAGTCAGCTCCTGGAATCTGTCTGCCTTTCCCCAAACGCCTCAAGCCCGGGGTTTGACTGCCAGACCGAGGCCAGGCCGGTTCCCAGAGTGCCCTGGAGCACGAGGCAGCCCAACCAGAGCCCTGATGCTACCCCCCGCCCCAAGGTCTGCCTCCCAGCCTCGCCCCTCCCCTGCCTGTGCACCCTCCCCATCCTGGTTTGCTCCGGGCCTCTGCCccgccctccccttccccctcctccctcccccctccaccccacctccgTGCACCAACCGTCAGGCTCCGCACCGCTGGAATAATCCTGGGGCAAACAACGGCTCGGAGAGCTGGCGATGATGAGAGCGAGCTGCTGGGACCACCGGAAAAAGCCACGGGGTGACCCAGGACTCAGCACCCAGGAGCATGCGGCTTGCAGGACAAGAGACAGGTAAAGTGTCTagggccagggtgggcagggacaGTAAGGCGGCAGGGCCAGTGAGGAACCTAGAGTCCGGGAGAGGGGAGCTGGAAGCGGATATGGAAACGTCAAAAGCTGGAAGGTGGAACCTAAACTCCTAAAGTGTGGACTAAGAGGCAGGGACCAGAGCATGAGGAAGGGCCTTATCCCAGACTGGCCACCTGCCAGCTGCGTGTGACGGCAGGCAGGTCACCTTCCCCCCTCTGGACTCAGTTTCCCAGTCTGAAAACCGGGGCCATTCCAGCTCCGATAGCACTAGGAGAGGGTGCTCTCGAGCGTAGAAAGGAGCGGAACTCAGTAACGTCTCTCCTTAAAGGGGGGGGGGTGGCTGTTGGCAGAGTAGTGCAGCTGCCGTGAGTTACTGTGGGTCAGGATCACCCAGGATGCTTTAAAAACACAGCTGCCCAAGCGCCGGTGCAGACCCTCTGGCTCAGGCCGCCTGGAGCAAGGCCCAgggccccacccccaaaccccctCCTGACCGTGACTAGCAGCCCGTTTAGGGCCCTGCTTTGCAGGCTGAAGACCCACCAGGAGCAAATATGATCGAGAAATAGTCTCCGTGTCAGCAAGAAACGCCAACAAGTGCTTCTTCCCGCCAGCGGGGCAGCCGGGCCACTGCGgggtgggctggggtggagggtgctTGGCACGAAGCGTTACCGTTTGGCTGGGCCTGACCACAGGGTCTGCACAGAGTGGGGGTGAGTAAAGCcctcaggggcaggggcagggtagGGCTGCTGCCAGGCCAGGCTGGAAAGGAACCAAATGCTCTAACCCACCCTCTGCACTTCCCAGCGGGCCAGCTACAGGTGACGCCAATGCTCACACCCAATGGCAGTGGGCTGAGCCAGGAGTTTGAAGGCCATTGGCCCGAGATCCCAGAGAGGTCCCCGTGTGTGGCCGGGGTCATCCCTGTCATCTACTACAGCGTcctgctgggcctggggctgcctggtgAGTGGGGAGCTGGGTCTGGGGTCCTGGGGTTGCCCAGAAGTTGGAGTCCTCCTTCAATGGGTGCCAGTCCTCTGGGCTGACCCCTGAAACCCAGGATCATAGACCCCAGGGCTCTCCTTGCCTTTGTGGGGTGATCTGGGTCACTGGAAAGCCAAGCATAGTGGGGAGTAAAAGTGAGGGGCCAGGAGTTGGGGTGCTCTATAGCTAAACCCAAGTTTTCACCACAGCAGACAGCCCTCTTCTACCCCCAGGAATGGGCACTTCCTAGGATGACTAAGTTTGTGCATGACCGCCCCCAGCTCCATCAAAAGCTTCCTGTACCATCCACTGCGTTCAGAGAGCAGAGCTGGGGGTCGGGTGGGGTGTCGATGCAGGAAAGTACGGGTGGAATTAGGGAACTGCCCATCCCTGTGCCCGTTGCCAGGGAAGCTAGCGTATAAGGCAGTGGCCTACGGCGCATGACTGGACAAGGCAGGGCTGATCTGATTAACCTTCCGGACAAAGTGAGGTTTAAGAAGGGtctggaaagaggaaaagagaagctaGAACCAGCAGGTGGGGAGGGACGATGAGAAAGCAAATCCGAGGAGCCCTTCTAACGCCTCTGacctctcccctccctgacctCGGTTGCCATCAGTCAACCTCCTGACCACAGTGGCCCTGGCCCGCCTCGCCGCCAGGACCAGGAAGCCCTCCTACTACTACCTTCTGGCGCTCACGGCCTCGGATGTCATCACCCAGGTAGTCATCGTGTTCGTGGGCTTCCTCCTACAGGGAGCAGTGCTGGCCCGAAAGGTGCCCCAGGCTGTGGTGCGCGCGGCTAACATCCTGGAGTTTGCTGCCAACCACGCCTCAGTCTGGATCGCCGTCCTGCTCACGGTCGACCGGTACAGCGCCCTGTGCCACCCCCTGCACCATCGGGCCACCTCATCCCCAGGCCGGACCCGGCGGGCCATCGCTGCTGTCCTTGGTGCTGCCCTGCTGACTGGCATCCCCTTCTACTGGTGGATGGACGTGTGGAGGGACGAGGACCCCCCCAGCACACTGGACAAGGTCCTCAAGTGGGCTCACTGCCTCATCGTCTATTTCATCCCTTGTGGCGTTTTCCTGGTCGCCAACTCGGCCATTGTCTGCCAGCTACAGAGAAGGGGCCAGAGTGGGCCTCGGCCCCGGGTGGGCAAGAGCACCGCCATCCTCCTGGGTGTCACCACGCTCTTCGCCCTCCTTTGGGCACCCCGCATCTTTGTCATGCTCTACCACCTGTACGTGGCCCCCGTCTACCGGGACTGGAGGGTCCACCTGGCCTTGGATGTGGCCAACATGGCGGCCATGCTCAACACAGCAGTCAACTTTGGGCTCTACTCCTTTGTGAGCAAGACCTTCCGGGCCACTGTCCAGGAGGTCATCCATGACGCCCACCTGCCCTGCACCCTGGGGTCACAGCCAGCGGGCGTGGTGGCGGAACTTGTGCTGAAGCCTGCAGGACTCCCCAAAGGGGCAGAACTGTAGAGGAGGAGCCCATGCAGAGAGCTTGGGGCGGCTCACAGCCAGATTCCTGGGGTCTTTGTGGTTGCTTCCACAAAACTTTATCAGTACCCTACTTTGCAATCTGGGGATGAAAGGAGAGGCTCCTTCCTTCAGGGGTGGCTTCCCAGGAAGCTAAGTTagtgttggttgaatgaatgaatgagtgactgaatagatggatggatggatggatggatggatggatgaatatgAGTTGTTTCCAGCCCACCCCTTCCTGGAGCCCACCTCTCATTCCCTGAGTTGATTACTTCTCCGGCTTCTAGTGGCAATGCCAGGGAGAAAGGGAGATGTCCGCCGGATTCCAGGCCTTTCCTGGGCTGCGGGAACCAAATGCAGGGGGCTGAACAATGGGAGACGGGCTGCCTGAGAAAGggagtggtctttttttttttttttttgaaagggagTGGTCTGAAGCAGATTCAATGCCCCAGCCCTGGGGCGACATAACCTCTGGGGTCTCTAGCATCCTGGACTGATTAAATCCCTGCCCTGGAGCCAGAACAGGTTCAGGGCCCCAGAACAGCCCTGGGGAGGCACTTTCCATAGTTGCTGAGGACCAGgactaagaaagaaaatgtcctCTTAGCTCAGGGGCCAGGAGAGCAGAAGGGGGCTCCCGGCCACACCCCTAAGCTCACTCCTCTTGGAGAAGAAGCCTCTTTCTCCAccaaggggaggaagggagatggctCCGCCGATCTGAGACTCTGAGGGGCTCTGCTcggcccctcccagcctccctcctttcAGCCATGCCAGCCGGGAGAGGCAGCTGGGAGAGATTAGCAGACAAACCTCCCACCTGCTCCAGGCACTGGGTAAACACATTAGCAGTCTGCTCTCTGCTTTTAGACCAGACTGAGCTGACCTTTCCCCTGAACGTGAGGTCCGGGCGGGCCCCCACAGGCACCCAACCCCTTAATGGGATCACGGAAGGGAAAGAGCCAGTTCTGTGCTGGGCAAACAGTCGGTGCAAAATAAATGCACTTggctttccccctttcctctctacTTCTCCCCACAGCAGAAATGTCCAGGAAGGGACTTTCAGCCACACCcagaaggaggaaaaggcaggTCCCCAATCCTTTATTCACAATTCTAAACTCcaaaaactctgaaaaccaagACCGTTTTCCTGAGTTTGCCACAAACACACCAGAATAGATACAAGACCACATATGTCTTGGTGTTGTCCCACTGCATAGGTTCCGCTGCAGACTCTCAGCGGGCGTGATTTTGCGACCACGCCCTACACCCTGCCGGAATAGAGATCTGTTACTTTATCTAAACCATACATTACCTTCCTCTattctgaaaaattctgaatCCTGAGACACCTCTGGTCCCAGGAGTTGAGAGAGAGGATTGAGGACCTGGAAGTCCCATCACTTTTGCCACAGCAAGGTCTCAGCTGGCCCTGAGTGGGTCTGGGGCATGGCAGATTCCCCCATGGTTACCGAAGCAAACTTGGGTCCGCTTGTCTGctcacagtaaagccaatctactgacacccggttgtggtgaaggaaagggcAACATTGATCgcagggcgccaagcaaggagtccaggcagctaatGCTCAGAAGGCTGCAACTCCCCGATGGCTTTTAGGGAACGGTTTTTAGACAGGATGAGGGAGAGGATCACAGGGTgagtgatcagctcgtggacactcTTCTGATTGGTGGGTAGTGAGGGAATCAACATCATCGACCTTCTGTTTCCAATTGGTCTGgagtctacatgcttgtgggcagcatacaattaatttcttccacctggtaggggtttcagtctctgcaaaacagctcagagGACTTGGCACAGAgaattatctatagcccttgaggaggaactaaaggtccttgactttgcttaacgatgaaactattattattttgtcttgtttgactgttttcttttttccaataaatgtatttccttgtaatttaacataccagaCAAGGAGTTCGGGCCTTTTAAGCcctagctgcctggactccttgcttggtgccctgcaataaacgttgcactttccttcaccacaaccagtgtcagtagattggctttactgtgagCAGGCAAGTGGAATCAAGTTTGGTTTGGTAGCACTATGTGTGCACAGACGTGTCCGTGGGTAGAGCTGATGCACCAGAGCTTCATTCCTTGCTTAAGGGGGGGGGGGTGCAAGTCCAGGTACCCCAAGAAGGGGCACAAGAAGGTGAGAGGAGgccttccccagcccagccccaggggccAAGTCCACCCTACAGAGGATAGGTGCTTTTGATGCAGAATCAAATGGAATGTCTTGAGGGAGAGACCCCCCTCCCCCTCTATACGAAACCTGTGGGGCCCTGCAGGAGAGCTGCCCAGTACCAGGGGGTACCCTTGGCATGGAAGGCAACTGTGGTGGGGCAAGACTGGAagcctgggactttcctggtggtccagtggttgggactttgtgctgccactgcagggggcatgggttcaatccctggtcagggaactaggatcccgtgTGCTATGTAGCAcagccaagaaaaataaatgaagatgggAAGCCTCTTTCAACTGGCTGGTGGGCTGTCTTCAAGGAGACAGAAAGATTCACTCACCTGTCCCCAAACACCAGGGAAACCAGGTAGTTCCAGAAACAGGTGAGGAGGCTCTATTGAGGCAGGTAGCATTCTGCACTGGTGAGGGATTCAAGCCATGGGAATGTGGGTGTCCCTATTGATGTGACCTCACTTGTACCCACAGGCTGAAGCGACATCAGTGTTTTCAAATAACCCAGGATACTGAGTATTGCGACCATTTTACAGAcagaggaaacggaggcacagagaggttcagtgataTGCACGTGGCCCTAAGCTGGTCAAGAACACCACTGAGACTCAAATTCATGTCTACTGGTCCCTGTTTCCTTCTCAGTCCACCCGTCACCTTGCAGGTGGCCTCAGGTGCAGAAGATTAGAGGAAGGGCAGCTTCAGGGCTGCTTGCATCACTTGTAACTTTTTGGTTCTGGACTTAACAGATTCAGGAACCAATATCATATTTCTCTAATAAGATGCATTAGGTAGCagttcctttttaatatttttgtaactttttttttcttttgtggtacgcgggcctctcactgttgtggcctctcccgttgcggggcacaggctccggacgcgcacgctcagcggccgtggcccacggacccagccgctccgcggcacgtgggatcttcccggaccggggcacgaacctgtgtcccctgcatcggcaggtggactctcaaccactgcaccaccagggaagccctattttcgtAACTTTTAATAAAAGGACGAGATCGTCACTGTGACAAGCATGTCACTG from the Delphinus delphis chromosome 19, mDelDel1.2, whole genome shotgun sequence genome contains:
- the GPR142 gene encoding LOW QUALITY PROTEIN: probable G-protein coupled receptor 142 (The sequence of the model RefSeq protein was modified relative to this genomic sequence to represent the inferred CDS: deleted 1 base in 1 codon), with product MMRASCWDHRKKPRVTQDSAPRSMRLAGQETAGQLQVTPMLTPNGSGLSQEFEGHWPEIPERSPCVAGVIPVIYYSVLLGLGLPVNLLTTVALARLAARTRKPSYYYLLALTASDVITQVVIVFVGFLLQGAVLARKVPQAVVRAANILEFAANHASVWIAVLLTVDRYSALCHPLHHRATSSPGRTRRAIAAVLGAALLTGIPFYWWMDVWRDEDPPSTLDKVLKWAHCLIVYFIPCGVFLVANSAIVCQLQRRGQSGPRPRVGKSTAILLGVTTLFALLWAPRIFVMLYHLYVAPVYRDWRVHLALDVANMAAMLNTAVNFGLYSFVSKTFRATVQEVIHDAHLPCTLGSQPAGVVAELVLKPAGLPKGAEL